One segment of Rhodohalobacter mucosus DNA contains the following:
- the recJ gene encoding single-stranded-DNA-specific exonuclease RecJ: MSFRWVYTEPGMERSVSEMASALNIPEQISRLLVLRGIDSFDEAKRFFRPESERLHDPFLMKDMEPAACRLSSAIRNSERIVIYGDYDVDGTTATSILYTFLKRFGLDVHYYIPHRFKEGYGINPDGIRFASDLNADLIVSVDCGITAIEEAKYASEKGIDLIICDHHTVGDELPDAVAVLDPKRPDCSYPFDGLSGAGVGFKLVQATVKKLGLSDTLPYEYLDLVAISIASDIVPIVDENRILMRMGLNLINSEPRIGVRALLEKIRILPGTVSTSSIVFSVGPRINAAGRMGDATAAVELMIAEDHTSARRYAAELEEINIRRRTTDAETMEQATEMLESDFNLDELSTMVLHHPDWHLGVIGIVASRLVDSYYRPTIMLSTVEGKIKGSARSIKGFNIYDALKECEDLLEQFGGHEFAAGLTMDARNLDEFRERMNRIAGTRLSENDFLPELQIDSDLNLEEVDMKFWKLLSQFEPFGPGNMRPVFVSRGVCIESVPTIVGNGHLKMKVSQGDSGVLDAIGFNMHEYLPVLRQCDKSRVDIAYVLEENHWNGKRTIQMRIRDIHVEEEIEEKV; this comes from the coding sequence ATGTCATTTCGATGGGTATACACCGAGCCCGGGATGGAGAGGTCTGTCAGCGAGATGGCGTCTGCGCTCAACATACCGGAGCAGATTTCACGGCTATTGGTGCTTCGCGGTATCGACAGCTTTGATGAAGCCAAACGATTTTTCAGACCCGAATCCGAACGCCTTCATGATCCTTTTCTGATGAAGGATATGGAGCCGGCAGCCTGCAGGCTTTCATCTGCGATTCGAAACTCAGAGCGTATTGTTATCTATGGCGACTATGACGTGGATGGCACTACGGCCACGAGTATACTTTACACATTTCTGAAGCGGTTTGGCCTGGATGTGCACTACTATATTCCTCACAGGTTCAAAGAGGGATATGGTATCAATCCGGACGGCATTCGTTTTGCCAGTGACCTGAATGCAGATCTTATCGTATCCGTTGACTGTGGAATCACCGCGATTGAGGAAGCGAAATACGCTTCGGAAAAAGGTATCGACCTCATTATTTGTGATCACCACACAGTGGGAGATGAGCTTCCCGATGCAGTTGCTGTTCTCGATCCCAAACGTCCCGACTGCAGCTATCCCTTCGACGGTTTGTCTGGTGCCGGCGTAGGATTTAAGCTGGTGCAGGCCACAGTGAAAAAGCTGGGTCTCAGCGATACGCTTCCTTATGAGTATCTCGATCTTGTTGCCATTTCTATAGCGTCCGATATCGTTCCGATCGTAGATGAAAACCGGATTCTTATGAGAATGGGCCTTAATCTGATCAATTCAGAGCCCCGCATTGGAGTACGGGCGCTGCTAGAGAAAATTCGAATTTTACCCGGTACCGTCTCAACCTCCAGCATCGTTTTTTCGGTCGGCCCACGCATCAATGCAGCTGGACGAATGGGGGATGCCACGGCAGCCGTGGAGCTGATGATAGCGGAAGATCATACATCCGCCAGACGGTATGCAGCCGAACTGGAGGAGATCAACATCAGGAGGCGAACAACGGATGCTGAAACCATGGAGCAGGCTACCGAGATGCTTGAATCGGACTTTAACCTGGACGAATTGTCTACAATGGTGCTGCACCATCCCGACTGGCACCTTGGAGTCATTGGGATTGTTGCTTCGCGACTTGTGGACAGTTATTACAGGCCCACAATTATGCTGAGTACGGTTGAGGGAAAAATTAAAGGCTCAGCCCGATCTATTAAGGGGTTCAATATTTATGACGCACTTAAGGAGTGTGAGGACCTGCTGGAACAGTTCGGAGGCCATGAATTTGCTGCAGGGCTTACTATGGATGCCCGGAACCTGGATGAATTCCGGGAAAGGATGAACAGGATTGCGGGTACGCGTCTTTCTGAAAACGATTTTCTACCCGAACTGCAGATCGACTCTGATCTTAATTTGGAGGAGGTGGATATGAAATTCTGGAAGCTTCTCAGCCAGTTTGAACCATTCGGGCCGGGGAATATGCGCCCGGTTTTCGTCTCCAGGGGAGTCTGCATTGAGAGCGTGCCCACCATTGTGGGTAACGGTCACCTCAAGATGAAGGTGAGCCAGGGAGATTCAGGTGTGCTGGACGCAATCGGGTTCAATATGCACGAGTATTTGCCGGTACTTCGCCAATGTGACAAGAGCCGCGTTGACATAGCCTATGTACTGGAGGAGAACCACTGGAACGGTAAACGCACTATTCAAATGCGTATAAGGGATATTCATGTGGAGGAGGAGATTGAGGAAAAAGTATAG
- a CDS encoding Glu/Leu/Phe/Val family dehydrogenase, producing the protein MNDTINRVETGAKVNKDFELFSDLQNMEHEQIVFCSRPEVGLKAIIAIHDTTLGPSLGGVRMWNYSSEKEAIRDVLRLSRGMTYKSAISGLNLGGGKAVIIGDSRTQKSEGLFRAFGRFVDGLSGRYITAEDVGISEREMEWIFTETKYVTGIPKHMGGSGNPSPVTGYGVYMGMKAAAKRAYGSDSLEGKRIAIQGAGSVASHLANYVSKENAALFVTDIFPEKAKKIANETGATIVDPDAIYTLDMDIFSPCALGGVVNDDTINVLSCDIVAGGANNILDNEEKHGEMLVRKGILYAPDYVINAGGIINVASELEGYNEQQSMEKTSRIYDTTLQIFDYAEKNGIPTIAASNKLADERIKAVAGIKTVYSSKSHFSGRKGETYLRNRS; encoded by the coding sequence ATGAACGACACAATCAACAGGGTTGAAACGGGTGCCAAGGTGAATAAGGACTTTGAACTCTTCAGTGATCTGCAAAATATGGAGCACGAGCAGATTGTGTTTTGCTCCAGGCCAGAAGTAGGGCTTAAAGCAATAATCGCCATTCATGACACAACTCTCGGCCCGTCGCTGGGCGGTGTGCGGATGTGGAATTACTCATCCGAAAAGGAAGCCATACGCGATGTTCTGAGGCTGTCGCGCGGCATGACGTATAAATCAGCGATTTCAGGACTAAATCTGGGCGGTGGCAAAGCCGTCATCATCGGCGATTCTCGCACCCAAAAATCAGAAGGTCTGTTCAGGGCATTCGGGCGTTTCGTTGACGGTCTCAGCGGCCGCTACATAACCGCCGAGGATGTGGGTATTTCCGAAAGAGAGATGGAGTGGATCTTCACGGAAACCAAATATGTAACCGGGATACCCAAACATATGGGCGGAAGCGGCAACCCTTCTCCTGTAACAGGATATGGCGTTTACATGGGCATGAAGGCGGCGGCCAAACGCGCGTACGGAAGTGATTCACTTGAAGGCAAGCGAATAGCGATTCAGGGTGCAGGATCCGTGGCATCTCACCTGGCAAACTATGTGAGCAAAGAAAATGCGGCACTTTTTGTGACGGATATTTTTCCTGAAAAGGCCAAAAAGATCGCCAATGAAACAGGCGCAACCATCGTGGACCCGGATGCCATTTACACTCTGGACATGGATATTTTCAGCCCTTGTGCATTGGGCGGTGTGGTAAACGATGATACCATCAATGTTCTCTCCTGTGATATAGTCGCCGGTGGTGCCAATAACATTCTTGACAATGAAGAAAAGCATGGTGAGATGCTGGTAAGAAAGGGAATACTGTATGCCCCTGATTATGTGATAAACGCAGGCGGTATTATCAACGTCGCAAGCGAACTGGAGGGCTATAATGAGCAGCAATCCATGGAAAAAACATCCCGCATTTACGATACAACGCTTCAGATCTTTGATTACGCTGAGAAAAATGGCATTCCTACCATTGCAGCTTCGAATAAACTGGCGGACGAACGAATCAAGGCCGTTGCTGGCATCAAAACCGTTTATTCATCTAAAAGCCATTTTTCCGGAAGAAAAGGGGAGACGTACCTTCGGAACAGGTCCTGA